The Anguilla rostrata isolate EN2019 chromosome 2, ASM1855537v3, whole genome shotgun sequence genome contains the following window.
tgcttttctcGGATATCTCATGTAAGTAGCCAcatgagaattcatacaggtgaaaagcattctgcatgcatttaaattacCATCAGAATGTTCCTGAAAGTGAAAACAACTAGCCAGCTTGCTAGACAGTAGAACCGTGGTAGCACCTAGTTGTAGCTAGCTACATGGGGCACTGACTAACTTTCTGAACAATACAAGCATTTGGTGCACTCAACTGTAACATTAATGTAATTAAGTATATCTGGCTAGCCACAATTTCTGACTGATTGAAATCCAAAAGTCTTGCTAGCAAGCTTACCAGCTAGTTTTGTCATAGTTACAGTCAAGAACTGTCATGCACTGTCAGCCTTTCTGTGGTTGTAGCTAGCCAAACTGGTTACTGTTTTTAAGAAGATGGGCAACTGACTaactaaataaaaagaaatgtggtCGGTAACTGTAATTTGAGTGTTGTTCAATGTAAACGGCTGTCTTCTGAAGCCGTAAATTACCTTGCTATTGTTCCTAGCTATTCTTAGTCGGTGGTGAAGTCCTTTAGCACATATTACCCTGATCTCAagcaaaatgcataaaattcaTCCTTGAAAAGTGATGGTTGCAGACAGTTACAGCTAATAAAATTCACTTGGATGTATCTCATTGATTTGCCTTGAGAGCCTGTATGGTACATGAAAGAAACCAAAAGATTTAAtcaatgttaatgttttttaattcaaatgaaaacatataaTTTGCTTTATATTATTGGCTATGTATACAgtgtacagtaaataaaataagagctTTTGTCACCTAAATGCAAcattgacttattttttttatgaatttttttaaatgaatacatttgccgtcatgaaatgcatatgggtggccgtgagtgagttttggtaaagaaaatataaaagcgtaagaaaacgttagtgtaaaagaggaaattatctgcctgagggtgAGGCAGGATTCagtccttcaaccggaggtttaccagtgtgtgactttgttagtgcagcatcatgacatagctatgcaatgtgtgaaatatcattagcaaacctgtccatggttttaaagaagacagGCCAGTAAGcgcagaagagctcccgttgaatccatatggctttacaatattgtagctggttaataactgaacgtgcagacggtacgtcataatgcagtgtatacgttcggtgaacggcgggtagatatggcgcaaaagcaataattgagaagtagtagacaattattagtgagggtaaaagcaggttaaagaaacacattcctagctgggcttgaacctacaaccttacccactaggccacaggcagactagctgtttaaactggaaatgtttcagagtaatgaggatgaggatttggctgatgtcggtaaaatgtccaatgggaagacggcaggaaaaataagaatgagaagaagaagaagaaagagaagaagaagaagaaggagaaaacgcaaaatccccttagtttgggcctttattgtgtggacatgtgaagttgtttatgaaatctgtctgatgaaatggggtcagaatgtacagaatttaatgtttttaagggctgagtgtctgtggctgttgtggttatttctgtggggaaccctgaaaagtgccaaactcttggtgctgtataggtatggggcatgcccccgccaaggcgtaacttggcgggatggcatacctgccatcccaataacgTTAGGACGGATGACTGCCTGGCGACGTAATCACAACGTCAGGGTAAGGTTATTCTATTACATTGTCAAACGTAAAGTTGTAAGGACGTAACTGTTACGTATCCACGTTGTTTTGCGACGTCGCAGCGACGGGGCGCTGGTCTTACGTTTTTACGTTAATACTACGTAAATTGAGACGTAACGCGGACGTTACGAGACCAATAGAGGACGTTAATAGTACGTCGCCACAACCACACATTGTTAGTAGGGGAATAGTCTTAAAAGGCCCAggcaactggattcaaattgtggtcaTATACCCCAGAAGCACCAATGGATTgccttcttaatatttctttcaagttttttaaaccaattataatcattaaattgtaataaacaattgtaaaaataaccaatattatattgtgacctgttcagcgGGGTGGGCGTGTAGCCTATCCTGCGCAGCCGGTTCGTATAGgtgccagcagagggcgctgtgtGCTGTTAAAGGTGTTGCCGGCCAGCTGAGTGGTGTGGCTCCAAACCTGATTGACAGCGCTGCTGTTTcgaaggaagaggaagacgGGCAGTTTTCAGGATGTCAGCGGATGATATGTTAAAGTCTCACGCGGCCGCCCTCAAAGAAGGTCGGTCATTGATTCGGTTATTTTGCCAATTtataataaaacttaaaaaggtTTGTTAGGAGGTGGTTCTTACTGTCCTAACAGAGGTAAGCTGAAATGTAATGGTGTCACGGGGCAGTGTAAGCATGTCTGCCCCGAATCTGTTGCTTGCAGAACTGAACTCCTGCTTCTGCTGCAGTGCAATAGGCTgcctgaaagtgtgtgtgtcgtgtgtgtagGCACGGAGAGAGCTCGCAGCGCGGCACAGACCCTACTGAATGTGCCGTACGGGGATGGAGACCGCGAGAAACTGGATGTGTACATACCCAGCAGTCCTTCTTTAGGTAGGGCTTTACGTAACACTTTGAAACCCCCTTCCCCTGGCCTGCACTGTCCTGGTTTACAATTGTACGCATTCCCAAGTAGCTATGTAATCAGAACCTATTGCCTTTTAGCCTAAGACCAGACGTGCATGTTCAGTACTGACATCACACCCCATGTACAAACATAAATGGTGGCTTGAGCAGGTGTTTCTAACTTCTTTAGAGTAGCAGTAGGCTACCTGGCAAGCTAAGCCTGTGCCGGTAGAACTGTTCTTTAATAAGTGCGTGGTGTTGAAAATGCCGGAgtgattttctgttctgttctggagTTGTAGCCTACAATAGTCCAGATCCAAATCGCTGAACTCTGCTCACGGGCAATGTGTGCCCATCTAACCGGTTGAATCGGATGAACTGCTTAGCCGTGTAGCAGGTAGCTTCCGCGTATCGTGGAGGAAGTCCAGTCTCCCAAAATGTGTCTCTCTTTTCGGTTTCAGATTTGCCGCTGGTTATTTATCTCCACGGCGGATATTGGCAATTTCTGAGGTAAGTGTGCGTTCAAGTCTGGTAGTTCGCATTGGACGTCATTTCCGCAATACTTAGCGAAAATCCATACAAAACGTGTTTCTGGGACCGGGTTATGTGTTGATATGAAGCAGGCTATACGGTATtgctcaataaaataaaatttaataataaaaaatacacatctaTAGCCTATAGTATTACTATAgagatttcctataaacaaccGTAGTGTTGCTAGAGTATGtctatgttttgtttgttcttatGCATTTAAGAGATTATTATAGTAATACTGAGCAATTAACTGTGACAGTATGATAGTCAATTTGTTGTTCTACTGTAGAAGGTTTTATAATTATAGGTcttatgattttaaaattatgtttctgATAGCATGATAATTTTCAGACACATAACAGTAACTGAACTACTTACACTTGACAATATTAtctgaagtaaaataaatatattctatGATTGTACTCAAATGCTATTGATGTAGGCTATGTAAAGAATGAATAATATAACTGAACAAACATACCATAAAATGTAACATAGTAACACTATAGACTGATATTGcctgtaaaatgtaaagtaCTACAGGATTATTTACACTAAACAATGGAAAATGTAACTATGCATACTatagaaaataatgtaataacaataTTGACTGATATTGCCTATATGACTTAAAACACTACAGGATTATTAGACGTaaacaacaaataatataattacacaaacacactgtagtgttttttttagtaatgataaataaaaatccatactATAGATACTACAGAGCTCTATAATATCTGTATTATTAATATAGTGATACTATAGTATATTTTTGTATGGGTGTTGATATCCATTACATCTAATATACAatgcctttggaaagtattcagcCAGCCCCCCACAAACATTTGTCCTCTTACGCCTCAGAAATGGAGTTCTTTGAAGTATTTTTCTGCCTTCaccaacacaaaaatgaaacacttAAATTTCTCATTTGCGGAAGTAATCGCACCCCAGTGTCAGTGCTATGTATGTAGGCTTGTGGCTGCATTTACTGCTCTGGGTCTTCTCAGGTATGTCTGCATGAGCTTTACACTGTTTCAGAATTGCTGTGAATGTCCTGCTTCTCTGCCATGTTACATGGAAAGCAGTGGTGGTCTGACATTTTCCAGTCATACCACAGATTTCCTTTGGGCTTTAACCCTGGGCTTAAACTGGGCCCGTCCTGAGTACTGACCTTTGGGTTTTTAAACCATGACTTTGTTGCTTTCGTCTGGTCTTGTTGGGACGTATATAGCTTCAGCTGAAGCACAGACCTCTTGCGGACTGGAGCAGGTTCCTCTGAAGGGTTTTCCTGTTTTGGCTCCACCCATCTCGCCCTTGGTGGCAGCAAGGCTCCCAGTGCCCTCCTGCTGAAAAGCAGGGTGCTGCCTCCTCCAGGCTTGATGGTAGCGATGGTGTTGCCTGGGTGATGGGCTGTGTTTGGTTTACGCCAAACATGGCGCTTTGCTTTCCAGGCAAAACTCAAATTTTGTCTCACTTGACTGCAAAACCTCCTTCCGGATGGTTACATGGTTTTCGAGAAACCTGTGGGCGTGGCTTAACGTTGGCCTTTTCTCAGAAGTGGCTTCCTATAGGCCGCTCTCCCGAATAGGCCACGCCTGTGAACTGGTGAGGAGCACTTTCTGATCTCTGCTCTGTTTCGGTGTTCAGTTTGGGGTTTGATGCCTGTGAACTGGTGAGGAGCACTTTCTGATCTCTGctcagtttcagtgttcagtttggGGTTTGATGCCTGTGAACTGGTGAGGAGCACTTTCTGATCTCTGctcagtttcagtgttcagtttggGGTTTGATGCCTGTGAAGTGGTGAAGAGCACTTTCTGATCTCTGctcagtttcagtgttcagtttggGGTTTGATGCCTGTGAAGTGGTGAGGAGCACTTTCTGATCTCTGctcagtttcagtgttcagtttggGGTTTGATGCCTGTGAACTGGTGAGGAGCACTTTCTGATCTCTGctcagtttcagtgttcagtttggGGTGTGACTCCCACGCCCCTTCAGCCAATGAACTGCGTGACTCTGCCGGTGTTGTAGCTGGGCTCCTGGCCTCGTCTGTGTCAGCTGTCCCTCTCGACGGGTCGCTTAGTTTGGTGGGACGGTCTGATTATGGCCCTCGTCAGGGTTGGAGTGGACATCCATCCGGTTTCCCCCGGCGAGCCGTTAGCCCGCGCATCCTGAATGCGCCCAGTAGGGGTCTCGTGTTGTGGTGTACGCTAGTGCCATTGCTGTGTTCATTTATCGTTCACCCTGCAGTAAGGAAGAGTCCGGGTTCCTCGCCGTCCCCCTGGTTCAGAAGGGTGCGGTCGTGGTTGCCGTGGGTTACGAAACTGCCCCAAAAGGTACAGAAATGGTGTATGCTTTTATCGGACCCCTGTGCTCTTCCTCGCCCTCCCTCTCAGTTTTCTAACCTCCGTCTCtctgttcattttctctctctgtctcgcgcACTCTTCCTGTAGGCGGCATGGATTTGATGGTGTCACAGGTGCGACGGAGTGTAGTGTCTGTCGTACAGCAGTACTCTCACATCAGGTAAGGCCGGATCTCTGAGCATGAGGGTCAATCCGGACTACATAAATGGATGGGGATTCCACATGCAGTTCCACACTCTTACTGAGAGACTCTCAAATTCAAACCAGGTATCCTattgtcctctctctctacatccCGCCCattctttttccctctccctctctccctctctctctctctctcacactctctccctctccctctctctctctctctctcctctctctctctccccccttcccccctctcctcgttccctcctcctctctctctctctctctctctctccctctctctctctctctctgcagtgggTTGTACCTGTGCGGCCATTCTGCAGGTGCCCACCTTGCTGCGATGATCCTGAGCACAGACTGGTCTGAATACAGCATCACTCCCCAAATCAAAGGTGCTTCTCTCGCCCTCTACACAActcaggtgggggtgggagaacgaggaggaaagaaataaatataagatGAAGTCAAAGAAATGTATCATTAATAGTAAAAAGGTTTTTAAGAatacattatcattatcatGTTTTCCTCTCCTGaaatataatgcaaaacaatggaaaaaaatactagaaattgatgaaaaataagcattccctaacctctctctctctccccccccctctctccctctcctctttcccccctccccccctctcctctttcccttctctctctctctctctctctcccccctctctctccctctcctctttcccccctctctcctctctctccccttcaccccctctctctctcccctttccccctctctcctctctctctccccccccccccttcccccctctcctctttccctcctcctctctctctctctctctcctctttcccccctctctctctctctccttctctccccctctcctctttcccccctctctcctctctctctccccttccctctttctctctctctcgcaggtGCATTCCTCGTCAGTGGCGTTTTTGACCTGTTGCCTGTGCTCTCCACCCATGTGAATGAGCAGCTGAAGATGACTGAGTGTGTATCTCTCCTGTGTAAAGCCTTGGGCACCGTAATGCCTCCCATACTCCTGCTTCACTTAAACGCACAGCCGTCCCGTTCCTTCATTACACAGCACGTTACACACAACATCATTACACAGCACGTTACACACAACGTCATTACACAGCACGTTACACACAACGTCATTACAC
Protein-coding sequences here:
- the LOC135249435 gene encoding kynurenine formamidase-like; translated protein: MSADDMLKSHAAALKEGTERARSAAQTLLNVPYGDGDREKLDVYIPSSPSLDLPLVIYLHGGYWQFLSKEESGFLAVPLVQKGAVVVAVGYETAPKGGMDLMVSQVRRSVVSVVQQYSHISGLYLCGHSAGAHLAAMILSTDWSEYSITPQIKGAFLVSGVFDLLPVLSTHVNEQLKMTEEAAVRNSPSRLVAQLKQSSSDCDIVVAMAQNDSPDFRKQSEEYFKALESSGLKVTLEDVPNTDHFSIIEQFVCGDYHLTRLLLNMIGRS